In a single window of the Diospyros lotus cultivar Yz01 chromosome 10, ASM1463336v1, whole genome shotgun sequence genome:
- the LOC127811654 gene encoding WEB family protein At5g55860-like, with amino-acid sequence MGEKDCPNTPDSVKVGFGEIDTRAPFQSVKDAVSLFGEGTFSGEKPATKKAKPYSAERVLTKETQLHLVQKELHKLKEQLKNAETTKVQTLVELEEAKRTVDDLSQKLKNITESKQSAATVTQGVKNQMKQLEGTKSDCLVATNGAGKQDLESKREWNKKLSITEQGAAKQLLRQIFLDCNAIQEAKTIAFRQAIEAEDEVKANLEKFGELFKEITTIEESIWQVKLAVMQVEQEQVKISAKKGIQKQLYIAILEELAKKWLALKKDFDPELNKDLGGQLPETVAEIGALQNELENVKGSYRNSISTVTLELDGDKDSLHKVAEEESPLRSLVESLKLELVNVQREPSELKKKEAEMGYAKGNLRVKLCKSKSELEAALAGESKVRGASKEVTSSLHQISSESENARPEAEEMKNKVEELMKETEATRIALEAAEMKLVVALEEAEDAKAAEARAVEEIKMLSERTSAARTSAFESNAQITISREEFVALNWKVDESEKLAEMKVAAAVAQVEAVKASEQENLLQRLEASRKEIDDMKAATEEFLKRAEAAEAAKKAVETELRRWCDREKKKAAEAASRILAEADLSSESSLDHRIQMQKPLDGVNSSRKLEKQKTNSSRKLLLPNLSSLFHRKKNQIEIGFPSYLPGEDPPL; translated from the exons ATGGGAGAAAAAGACTGTCCAAATACTCCTGATTCTGTTAAAGTGGGGTTTGGCGAGATAGACACCAGGGCACCTTTCCAATCTGTCAAGGATGCTGTCAGCTTATTTGGTGAAGGCACTTTCTCAGGGGAAAAACCTGCTACCAAGAAAGCAAAACCTTATTCTGCAGAG AGAGTATTGACAAAAGAAACACAGCTTCACTTGGTGCAGAAAGAGTTGCATAAGCTCAAGGAACAACTGAAGAATGCCGAAACTACAAAAGTTCAAACACTCGTAGAGCTTGAAGAGGCTAAAAGGACAGTTGACGATCTATCCCAGAAGCTTAAAAACATAACTGAATCAAAACAATCAGCAGCTACGGTAACACAAGGTGTAAAGAATCAGATGAAGCAACTAGAAGGAACAAAATCTGACTGTCTGGTTGCAACTAATGGTGCCGGTAAACAGGACTTGGAAAGTAAAAGAGAGTGGAACAAGAAGCTATCAATTACCGAACAAGGTGCTGCAAAACAACTCCTGAGGCAAATATTTCTGGACTGTAATGCAATCCAGGAAGCTAAAACAATTGCATTCAGACAAGCCATAGAAGCTGAGGATGAAGTGAAAGCAAATTTAGAGAAATTTGGGGAACTTTTCAAGGAGATCACTACTATAGAGGAGTCCATCTGGCAGGTGAAGCTTGCAGTAATGCAAGTGGAACAAGAACAGGTGAAGATATCAGCTAAGAAGGGTATCCAGAAGCAGTTGTATATAGCTATCCTTGAAGAGTTGGCGAAGAAATGGCTTGCTTTGAAGAAAGACTTTGATCCTGAACTCAATAAAGATCTTGGAGGCCAGTTGCCTGAAACAGTGGCTGAGATTGGAGCCCTGCAAAACGAGTTGGAAAATGTGAAGGGTTCATATAGAAATTCCATCAGTACTGTCACGTTAGAGTTGGATGGTGACAAGGACTCTCTTCATAAAGTTGCTGAAGAAGAGAGCCCGCTTCGAAGCTTGGTGGAGTCCCTCAAACTGGAGCTGGTGAACGTGCAGAGGGAGCCTTCTGAGCTAAAGAAGAAGGAAGCGGAAATGGGATACGCTAAAGGGAATCTGCGTGTCAAGCTCTGCAAAAGTAAGTCTGAGCTCGAGGCAGCCCTTGCTGGAGAATCCAAAGTAAGAGGCGCTTCCAAAGAAGTGACCTCGTCACTGCACCAGATATCATCCGAAAGTGAAAATGCAAGACCTGAAGCAGAAGAGATGAAAAATAAAGTCGAAGAGTTGATGAAGGAAACAGAAGCGACCAGAATTGCCTTGGAGGCAGCAGAGATGAAGCTCGTAGTAGCTCTGGAGGAAGCTGAAGATGCAAAAGCAGCTGAGGCAAGGGCTGTTGAAGAGATTAAAATGTTGTCCGAGAGAACTAGTGCTGCACGCACCTCGGCTTTTGAGTCCAATGCCCAGATCACTATCTCAAGAGAAGAGTTTGTGGCGTTGAACTGGAAAGTTGACGAGTCTGAGAAACTGGCAGAAATGAAAGTCGCTGCTGCAGTGGCTCAGGTGGAGGCTGTCAAAGCTAGTGAACAGGAGAACCTCCTCCAGAGATTGGAAGCATCTCGAAAAGAGATAGATGACATGAAAGCTGCAACCGAGGAGTTTCTGAAGAGGGCAGAGGCGGCGGAGGCAGCCAAGAAGGCGGTGGAAACAGAGCTCCGGAGATGGTGtgatagagagaaaaagaaggcaGCTGAAGCTGCATCTCGGATTCTCGCAGAAGCAGATCTGTCATCAGAATCATCCCTCGACCACCGGATTCAAATGCAGAAACCACTGGATGGAGTCAATTCTTCCCGAAAGTTGGAAAAGCAGAAAACTAATTCGTCGAGAAAACTACTTTTGCCTAATCTCAGCAGCCTCTTTCACAGGAAGAAGAACCAAATTGAGATTGGATTTCCATCCTATCTGCCTGGTGAAGACCCTCCTCTATGA